ATATGTGCCCTCTCAATTCTGCAAGACTCGTCTTTTCGTTCGTCTTTCAAATTATTAGTCTCCTTTTGATTGTGCAAAGCAGAAGGGACATTTTGGTTTTTCCTCCAATGGTGTCCGATTCCCAACGGGTTTTGTCACTCAGTTGATTGGGCCGACACAAGCTAAAAATCTAAATGAAGTAGCTAAACAGCCCAAAAACTGCACAAAAGCATCAACCTTCCTACGAAAGTCAGGTGGGAAATTCTAATCCTCGAGGTTGTGAATTCTAATGGGACGAGCATGAGCGACAATGATGGACCGAAGAAGTGGGTCAATTTACGCAGTTGTAGAATAATATGCACACAATTTGCAAAGGTGCAGCTTACACATGCTGCGCACCATGCAATGGCGAATCGAGAATTCGAGGTAACAATCGAGATGAATTACCTATATGAGTTGCACTTTCAATCGAGGATAGGCAATCACCTATTCAGTTTTCACTAATCGCAAGCAAGCTGCTCCAGATTAGGACCTCCTGTACATGCCAAAAACTAGATTTAATTGGTTTACGAGGCTTGTCAAGTGCTTTGTGCGACttctatttgtcaattttctgGACTTGTGTCCTTTAGCTATAAAAGCTAGATCACAATCTCTTTTCCGTAAAGCTATGTCTCGATTTTGTCAGCCACTTTCAGTGGGTTTTCATGGACATCCTGGCcaaaattatcaaacaaattctaaacttatggacttgtgccaattcaattcataattttttaatttaactaatttagtcataaatctcttgttgatttaccaatatagtcatttatgataatttttacTAGAAATCCCTAATCTTAATGTAGGTAGTGCCACATAGAATGGCCGATcctaacatagacaatttttgtaatttaaaaaaaaaaatcaattaattataaaaattttgtccttttctttttttttcttttcatttacgTTTTATTCTTATAAGCCTGACGAGGCAACGCTCGCCAACTCCTGGGCCAACACTAAGACCctctatcaagaaaaagaaaataaaaagaagaaaaaatttaaaaatttttgaaaagctttcaaaaaaattataaaaagtgtCTACGTCGATGCCGCCATGCCATGTAGGACACTGGCATTGTCGGCATCTGCATCTGtggatttctagccaaaattatttgaaagaatcacgttagcaaattatcaaaaagtttaaaattaaattagccaaaCTAAAGTTTATAcctgaattggtataaatataataagtggatgacttttttttcaaatttccctCCTGAAATGTAGCGAGAATTCTTGTTCTATGCATCATTGATGGGTATCTTGATTTCCTCTGTGGTCTTATCATATGCCAATAGAAAATGCAGTGATCTCTGGAAATATGCAATCATATGTCCTTAAGTAAATCATAATCACCCACAAGACTGCCTATGCGAAACTTTGATATTTCCCTAATTCAAAACAGTAATTTTCGCCAAAACTATGGCTTAAATGTGAATTGGCTATACTTTCAGGTAGTCTAGACCTTTGATACCTTATGCGCAGTATAATGAGGATTTACGCTGTTGAGAATTCAGGTGGTATGGTCTTATTCAGTACGAATACCATTAGGAGAAATTAGACAAAATACACAAATTGGAGATTAAGATATGTAGGTTTGGAAATTAGAGGGTGCAAGGTGCAATCTAGAGAGAATGAGATTGGTTTGAACagatttttctccctttcttaaGTTTATGGAGACACAAGATTCGATTgaattcattgtttcaattatCCATTTCAAGTGGAAAATTTATCCAATCAATCATGAATCTattatatatcaatttaattataaatttttaaattttttcaattcaattctaaatttttacaCTAAATTTCAGTATAATCTTTCCGATCTATTTTCATCCCAAAGAGGGTCCAATAACAGATGGCTGTCATATATGACATACCGTCGTATCAATAGTTTTCGAAATCTCAAAAATGGATTTCGTTCATACGTAACGTGAGTATTATGAAAGAAATCATGCAACACTTCGTTCATCGGAAGCTATACCTTCACCAAACAATAAATCGGCATCAATGCTGGCACTGTTGCTATGCCAGTGACATCTCAACCTCCACGTTAACCTGTCGGCCACTGTAAGTGTCCACGTAAGGTGGCCACATATCGTTGGGTCCatttttggttattaatttcGTTTTGCAACGAGAAATGTTTCAATATGAACTACAATGCATCCCTTCTGATACCCAAGTATTTCCAATAAAAGTAGTTGCATAGTTTAGCAAATGGAATCGGTTAAGTTCGGCCCGATAGGCAAAAATTTCGATTTTCTAAAGAATATGTAGAAGCAAATCAAGTCATGTCGATTTTAGCTCAATCATGCTTACACAGAGTCGAATTCGGATTGCTCTCGCTCAAAATATCTCTCTTGCATAGAGCCTGTGTGCATATGATTTATTAGAAGTTACCACTCCTAACACCACCTTTATTGATTATTTTCCATATAAATGGATCTTAGAAATACCAATTAGATTCAACCCATAAATGGGAAAAAAGTATCTCCCTTGAATTCCTCAAGACCGTGATTCCTTATGATTGGCTTTTGGAGACATGTATTTTTTCGCTCATCTCCTGTGTAAAGAAGGGTTAGTCGTGCATGAGGGGCGTTCCTTTTATGTTAACGTCGTACCTCCCTCATGTAGTCTTTGTACTCCTGTAGTTTTTGGAAAGTtgtccaaaaatcttaaatttactaCATTTTTGCTAATCCAGTCCCTAGTCTTTaactttgtcaattaaattttaaacaatttctcattttgttaattgagtcaatccgtctaattttgactagaaattactaacattgATGACTGCCATTCTACGTAATGCAATCAACGACGacgacgtggataatttttaatattattttaacttttttgaaaaaattcctttcttttatttttccttcccttcttcctcctgtgCAAGTGAGGTTGGTCTTGTCATGGCTAGGTGGGCAAGGTTGGCCATCGCTAGGCGGGCAAGGTTGGCGccggctagaggaggaagaaggaagaaagaaaagaataaataaataaaaattttgagaaatattaaaacattattaaaaattatttatgttagtaCAAGCTGTGCTACAatttccggtcaaaattggttaaattgacttaattggcaatacactaaaatgtttaagactcaattaacaaaattaaaaggtttatgactaaattggtaaaaatacaATTATATAGGTGATGCATTCATGAATGTAGAAATGTATCGGGCCATTGTGCATGTGAATGTGTAAGAGGTCATGTCGTTTTCACCTTTTGACACCTTCGCGATGGTCTGCAAATGTCGAATCCTTTTCTAGTGAAGGGATCCCTCAAGGTGAACAGGGATGGCTCATTCACGGAGCGCTTCCCATGAAGACTGATCTGATCCCTTCACCGCATGAACTAAACTTAAATTACTAGACTCCAGCACTATTCTCTGGCGTCTTCTATCATCCAGGAACTCTAGGGTTTCAAGCAGCGCTTTTGCCTCCGCGAGCTCAATCGAGTGTACTTTCACCGATCTGGCGAAACCATCGACCAAACGACCGTGACATCTCTGCATAGGACTGAGTCCAGATCACACGCTACTGGGTTTCGTCCACATTTCCTTGGCCCATAAGAGGCAAACCGAGTCGTGGACTGGTTGGCAAAGGCTCAACGCAATAAGTTATTAATCCAGGATTGACTTGCCAATCCTCTAATCCACTTTAGAACTTATTATGTTCTGAGTCTTCTATTTCGCTGTTGCATACTTCAAGTTAGCAATGAAATCTTATTTtgaaccaaaaaaggaaaaatgtcgAATCGGGCGAAAATGGAATAGTTCTCTCTGAATGGTGTTGTCCAGCCCGTTCTTTACAGATGTTCTGAAGATCAGTAATTTTATACTGATTCTGGTCCATTATCTTTGGATCCAATAGATGAGAGTGCTCATTTGTTCATGTTTGTGATCCGAAACACTAGGTTTAGCTTCACTAGGTTTAGGTTTAGTGCCTATCCGCTGGCCATCTCATCTTTAACCTCTTTAAAGCCACGGAAGttacaaagagatgttacaaaaaaatcacTAGATGGTTACATCAACGGGTATATTGACTCTACTACCTTGACAGCATCTTCGATTCCACTATCTTAACAGTTGCTTTATTTCACCGCATTGACAGTTACATCCCAAATTGTCAATTCCACTTTTTGTTGATTCAACAAGTCatcaattattcaaattattaataatttattaataaatgacCAAATTCTGCTCTCAGTCTATCACATGTTGATAATAATCAAAAGTTAGTTATTTTTTTGTGCAAACACTAGATTTAGGTTTAGTGCCTATCATCCGGCCATCTCATCTGAAGTTTTTTTCCCCTCATGGCATATCCATTGATTAAACTGTGAGGAATGAAGCCTTGATCCCAAAGACATGGAAGAATATCTTCCTGAATTTATCAAGaccatatatttatttataccATGATTGGCGATTGGAAACGTATATCTTCCGCGCATTTCTTCACAGCTCAATCTCGGCGCTCGCAGCCTTGCTCACTGAGAAATCTATTCTACACGAAtgagatgaagaggaagagcaGGCAATGGATGAAGTGGGTTTGAGCTGTGGTGGTGATCATACTGCTCGTGGGCCTTGTTTCCTTGTTGCCATCTTGCAAGTCTTAGTTGTTTAGATTCTCAAAAGTGATTAGCCAAATTCGTGAAATATGGATTGTGGTGATGATCACACGGCCAGTTCCATGGACTCACGTGGGATTCGCACCGGATTAGCGATCCAGTTCCTAGATAGGTTCAAAAACTAGTGGACGGTTCTTAGTTCTCAATTTATAGAACCAGCCCTTCATGGGCAATTCTCGATTCTAAGATGGCAACTAGTTCACTCTAAAACAGATCACCTTTACTTTGTGCATGTAATAACGAATCAAGAATTTGAGGTAAGGAGGTTGGACacaaatttttcatttaaataacaTATATAGAATATATTTCGTCCTAAAAGGGGTGGAGGCTACCACGAGCCTCCTAGGTCCACACCAATGTGCGCATGACCTATATGAATCTAAATTTTAAATCATTACGTCCGAGTTCCAAGTGAGTGGGGAAACTCCTAAGAGCTTAAAAGCCAACGCCCATTTGCCTTTAACTCCCAGATGTGTCGATTGATAATTCTTTTGTAGATTTGACCCATTTGCACTCGATCCAATTGACGGATGAGAGCAAGGAGTCATTTGTGGGTGTAGAAGGTTCAAGGCTGGGTAAGAAGTTGCGATCaataaatagagaaatcgaTCCTAAATGTTATGTAGTTCTGGTATGATTTATATTTGGTGAGGAGAGAGACCATGACAAGTCCACTAAAATTCCCTTGACACAAGGACGGAACAAGCAGAAAGAATCACACATTGGACAATGCTATCAAAAGATTCATAAGTTAACAACTCAATACTCACTCGAAAGGTCTTACGGTACAAACTTAATCAAACTCCTAGCACGCACTGTGCCAACCACatgaaaatgacaataaaatTAGGAGCTGAGCTCCGACTTTACTAATCACACAGAATAAGAATACCACATGACATATGTTATTCCGAGAAACAAGTTCACTTGCATAATCAAATAGAGTAAAGAGAACTACATTCTTAGTCGATATAAGATGTAGGCCTTAATCAGCCACAGGACTCTAGCGCTTCATGTCGCCTTCCACCTTTGGAGCCATTGCCACTTCTCTATGTTTGTTGGCGTTTCCTTCCCATCCTACACGCCAATCCAAACATTTTTAGTCAATACTTAATCAACCCTTAAAAAGACTAGTATGTACACTACTAGCCAGCACGAAGATGTTGGAAAGAAATAGGGTTCTCACCCTTCTCCATGTTGAATCCGCGGCTCTTGAGCTCTCGGTACTCTTGACAAAGGGCGCAGCGCATACAGAAGCAGTGGACTAAGCAGTCATGGCAAGGATCTTGCTTCAACCCGAGTTCTCGTCTGAGTCTGGTTCGGTAGGAGAATGAATAGAGGTATGCCCACGTATTCAGGTGGTAGATCAGCGCAAAGATTGCGCCATTCGAGACGCAAGCTGCAATACAAGCTCGGAcaattaagtgaaaaatataTGATTAGCCTTTGAGAACTCTAATTAGCTGGCTCTGCTTGCTATGTGAACTGGCTTGAATTCTTCATACGCTGGCTTGATTTATGACCCGTTATTATTACTTTTCGTCCCGAGCGTTCACTATTAGACAAAACTCAGCCTATATTAATGACTTATTCGAAAAAACCATGTACTGGAAGTATAATCCGAATGCAAAACAACAATAATATGGAGCGATTCTCTAACATATTTGCGGACGCGGATACAGAAATTATATACTCACATGTTGCCCCTTTGTCCACAATCTCTGATATCCGTCCGAACGTGACGCATGGGCACCAGCAGGTGAGGCAGCCTGCGAGCAACATGGAATGGAGTTGCATGGGTTTATTCCTTAATAACtggaagagaaaagggaaagaagaagctGGCAATATGAACAGATATCCGTTACAGCTTTTGATGTCGTCGAAGCAGCCACAGAGGCCAGTGCTCCAAGGTTGTTCTTCCACATCGTAGGATCTGTTTGAGCTCATGCTGCCGGGCTCGGGGAGAAGGAAGCGAAGGGGGGGAGATGAACAAAGACACGAAAGCTAGTTGCACTCTAGATGAGGCGTGAATGACAATGGGACGGACGTGATTTTAAAGACCATTGAGGATGCGGTCCCTACCATGAAAATTTGTCCGTGTGAGTATTTCGAGCGAGTTCTTTACAAGATGTCGTGAGAAATCCTTCCTGGATTTGCGTTGCCTGTAATTAAGGATCGGGAAATACGATTGAACTACTATAAATTTTGTACTCTCTCTTGACATCGTCTCTCTTTGTGGAGTAGGTATCAATATTCGACCCATACCACATAAATCTCTTGTTTTGAGTACTATGGTAATATCTTCTTCTCATATTTGTCTTGAATTGCAAGACTTTTTAGCTTCCGCATCATTTTCGTTGCACATAATTTGAGTGTCATAGCTCATCCTATAGGAAGAAAATGCCAATTctaagaaattttggctataaTTTGGTTAAAAGCTTGATCTTGagaagtttataacttttttatcaTCTAATTTAGTTATCAATGTGTGCCTTCTTACGTGAGGGTAATTATGATAGATTTTGCTAGGATAACAGTTTTCTTAATACTATGATAATAACATTATGTTGTGAGCCACAAACATGTTGTAGATCACTTTTAAGGAGTAGATTCCAcaataattttacattatttattatttatttttttgtggtcCAAAACATGTtattcttataataaattaaagataATTACATAAGCATTTCTCTTTAGTAATAATGTGGCCCTCAATACATGGAAGATGTGCCCGCAATTATGAACTTCCCAAGAATGGTTATATAATAATATTGTACATGGGCAATCAACtccaaattttgacattctaaCGGCATCCAAATTACTCAATTCGAATCACAACTTGAATTCATCAAGCGCCGACTTGATTTGTGACCTGATATCATTTCAATTGGTCCCGAATGTTCACTCATTAGACAAAATTTGACCTATATCAAGGACTTATTCAAAAAAATGACTACGAAAAGCAATGCACACTATCAAGTATAGTCCACgtgcaaaataataataatatggaGCGATGTTAAGACATATTAGCAGATGTATATAGATATTATATACTCACACGATGTCCTTTTGTCCATAATCTCCGTTATCTATTGAAATACACGTGCGAattgtgttagagaaatcccACGTTAGAAAATTGATATGGTGTgaaatagttaatatatcattaagtttttgaatgaaGATAGGTCTAACCGAATATATTGATAGGCTCATATCTGGGCTCTCTCTTTGCGACCTCCTGCATGAAGGTATTAGGCTTTTTGTTATGCGCTTCAAACAAATGTTATCATGGTTGATTGGTGGCCACTCCCAATGTATATTGGTGTTTGGTCAATATCTAAAGAAGGGATTTGGTGACCAACTCGGTTTCTAGACAGGTTGGTGTTGTGTTGGTCACAcaagggagagattgttgagaTGTACAGTGTGGGGAAAATTGTTGAGATACTCATGCGAGTTATGTTAAAGTTATATTAGAAAAGTCCAACATCAAAGAACTGACGTGGTGTAGAGCATTTAATATATTCTTGTAGACCCATAACTTTTTGACTTAACATGCTCGAAGTTGGCTCCCTCTTGGCAATCTCCCGAATAAAAGTATCGGACTTCTACTACCTGCTCCCGATAATCCTGTTGGAAGGCGATGCATGGGCACCAGAAGGGGTCTCGATCCCTTTAAAGAGTATTGATACGGAGTTGCATGGATttactttaagaaaaaaaagaagctgaGAATATAAACAAGTCTTATATAACAGCTTCGGGTGTCGGCGAAGCAATAGCAGTGGGCAGAACCCAAGGGTGTCCCTTCGACATCATAGGGTTTCGTCGAGCTCATGCCGGTGGGTTGCGGGTGGTGAAGAGAAATGCCAGAGTTTCTGATATCAGCTTGACTTAGGGGATTGTTATATTGATCTCGTACACATTTGGTTGCACGATAATGCTGCATATGTAAGTGAAGGAACCAGATCTAAATCGTAGCTCGATGAACTATGAAAACCACGATGATCTGGTGTATTGCGAATTAGGTCAAATGTGAACAAGAAAACAACCTATTCCAAGTGCATGACCGTGTTGGAAATTTGTGTGGTCCAATAGCTCGAGCTAGCAAATGGAATGTTTACAAGTTTGATGccctttttctactttttggtttctctctttcttgtatGGTCAGAGTCACTTTTTCTACTTGttggtttctctttttcttgaatgGTCAGAGTCACTTcgatgtctctctctctctctctcgcacgcaTTCCTAATGGGGGAAAATGGACCACTTTGAGCCTGTTCATCTTGAAGGGATGTGAAATATGGAATATAATTTGGTGCTGCCACCATCGTTTTCCGATTGCCATATGACCTTCTCGTAGAAACCTTCAGCGACGTCAGATGAATTACTCGAATGACAATTAAATAGAGGTATATATATGCATGTGCATATGCACAATCGGCCATGAACCGTAACTTATCTATTCGAATCTCACCAATTGCGTACACAATACTCTAATTAGAGCCACATGCACAAGTCAAAAGAATCGGACTAAATTAGATTATAAAGTTTGCAAAGTGTTTCATTGACCTTCACGAACTCAAGTCTTAGTGCCCATGcccttaaattttcaaaaaataatgggCAGTTCTATTGTTAATAAAGCCATGTCTCTGGTTTTTCAGCCCACTTTGGGTAGGTTTTAATGGACATCCTGAAATATAGTCAGGGTTTTTATTCTATGCATCATTGATGGATATCCTGATTTCCTCAGCGGTATAATCATACGCCAACAAATAGACGATAATCTCTAGATATATGCAATCATATGTACCTAGCAAATCTTGATCACCCGCAAGAGCATTGTCTATGCGACGATTGATGCTTTGAGTAACAGTATATACGTACCAAGAAAATCCAATTAGTAATAATGATAACTTACTATCTTGATAATTCGGGTAGTTTAGTCTAATTCATTGCGAATGAACTTCCTTTACTGATGTTCTAATCCCCCCATCTGGATGCAAAACTCACTCTCcacaacttaatttttttttgtcttaaaataaaaattacccTTGAAACCTAACACCATTAGGAGAACTTAGACAAAAATTACAGATATTGAAGGGTCAAATATGTAGGTTTAGAAATCAGGGGGTGTTACGGCATCATTTTTTACAATAATATATTGTAAATGGATGGAGCATAGCCATATATGTTTTCAAAACAAGTCAAATGATTCCACATTATTTTATCTATGGTGCATAAAATCATTAAAGTAGAGCTTCGCTTTACAATATTAAACCCAGGCTTTGTATTGGCTATTATGTGGAGACTTTCTATCTCCATCTCCTCGCATTATTAGTCTTATGTATAATTCTTGGGTTACCCCTAAACTTTTGTACTTCATCTAATAACAAGTACTTACATTTtacatcaaaaataaaaataaattagaggGTGCAAAGTGCAATcaagagaaaatgagaatattttttacagaattttccttcttttaattaatgaaaaacatGAATAAATGTTCTTAAGCTTACCGAGAGGCATGATTGGACTTAATTTATCTTTTGCCTCCAAGCAGGTAAATTACCTAATCAGTCCCGAACTTATTGTAtggatgtcaattcagtttaaacttttcaattttaccaatttaatcataaatctttacaCAAAATTCTAATATTATCATTCCAATCTCTTTTTGCTAGAAATCGCCAGTGTAGTTGTCCAATTATCGTCAATCATCTTATGTAATAAACTTTCACATCAGTAATTTCCGATAAAAATCTCTTGAAGTGGCTTTCTTTTATACGTCACGTGAAAAAGGAATATGGATCTtacctaaaataaaaatgaaagaactttcGAAATTTTGTTCATTAGAAATTATACTTTCAGCAAGCTAATGAATCGCCATAAATGCCGACGCTATTGGTGGTGTCTGTGACATCTCCATCTCCATGATAACCTGTCCGCCACTCAAGTGTCCCCGGAAGATGACTACTGTCGCTCTGTGCTCATTTTGGTTGTTTTGCATCGATAAATGTTTCAATATAAGCTAGAATATGCATCCCTGCTATTACCTAAAAAATTTCAACGAAATAGTTGCATAGTTTAGCAAATATATGAGACCATTTGGGAGTTTATAAAGTCTTGTCAAatttaactctctttttttcaaaagaaaagtataaTTATTGCTCAAAAGGatacatgaaaataatatagaTCTCATGCCAAAGCAAATTGAAACAAACAAAACTCAGAATATTGCAAAACAAAGCCAATTCCAGAAAATAAGAAAGGTCAATAGAGTATCGAAGGGCCAAGCTACTCATTCcacaagaataaaaacaaaataatcagCAACAAATCAATGGATCGCTATCTTTATCAATGATGAGCACACatcgaaaatttcttttccaataaCCATGACATTGTCAGTTAGTAGTGCGTCCTTAAGTTCAGCCTCCTATGCACTATCATCATAACAAGACAATCAAAAAAGgttgaacaaaaatagaattaacCTTTGGAAGAGCAAATTTTTGTGGTTCGG
This Eucalyptus grandis isolate ANBG69807.140 chromosome 7, ASM1654582v1, whole genome shotgun sequence DNA region includes the following protein-coding sequences:
- the LOC120295265 gene encoding cell number regulator 2-like, producing the protein MSSNRSYDVEEQPWSTGLCGCFDDIKSCCLTCWCPCVTFGRISEIVDKGATSCVSNGAIFALIYHLNTWAYLYSFSYRTRLRRELGLKQDPCHDCLVHCFCMRCALCQEYRELKSRGFNMEKGWEGNANKHREVAMAPKVEGDMKR